In a single window of the Caproicibacterium sp. BJN0003 genome:
- a CDS encoding ABC transporter ATP-binding protein, translating to MKDQKSAPPMKHRGPMGHGPNAVMQRGEKAKDFKGTIRKLIKYIGKYHFALIVVFLFAIASTVFAIIGPKVLGNATNEIFSGLMNQIAGTGEGIDFPKIAGTLLTLVALYFLSALFSYIQGWIMSGISMKVTYRMRKEIEAKIQNLPLGYYDTTTTGEVLSHITNDVDTIAQSFNQSITQIITSITTLIGILIMMFSISWQMSLVSLCIIPIAGIFIAFIVSHSQKYFSSQQEYLGHVNGHIEEMYGSHIVVKAFNGEKKSKEQFSDYNENLYSSAWKSQFLSSLMMPVMQFIGNAGYVAVCILGGYLAINGTVSIGDIQAFMQYVRQFTQPLTQVANISNVLQSTAAAAERVFHFLELPEEIPESEHAITVNRTDKPDTDLNIHIDGSVQFAHVHFGYTPDKIIINDFSAIVSPGQKVAIVGPTGAGKTTMIKLLMRFYDVNQGAILVDGYDIRDFKRSDLRSLFGMVLQDTWLYNASIADNIRYGRHDATDEEVITAAKAAQVDHFVRTLPDGYQMILNEEASNISQGQKQLLTIARAILADPQILILDEATSSVDTRTEISIQKAMDHLMEGRTSFIIAHRLSTIRNADMILVMKDGDIVEKGKHEELLQKGGFYANLYNSQFDFCDVDN from the coding sequence ATGAAAGACCAAAAATCCGCTCCTCCGATGAAGCACCGCGGCCCAATGGGACACGGTCCCAATGCCGTTATGCAGCGCGGTGAAAAAGCAAAAGACTTTAAAGGCACCATTCGCAAACTGATCAAATATATCGGCAAATATCACTTTGCCCTGATTGTCGTCTTTTTGTTTGCAATTGCCAGCACTGTTTTTGCAATCATCGGCCCAAAAGTGTTAGGAAATGCCACGAATGAAATTTTTTCCGGTTTAATGAATCAAATTGCTGGCACAGGAGAAGGCATTGACTTTCCAAAAATTGCAGGCACTCTCTTAACTCTTGTTGCGCTCTATTTTCTAAGCGCCCTCTTTTCCTATATTCAAGGCTGGATTATGAGCGGCATCTCGATGAAAGTCACCTATCGCATGCGTAAGGAAATTGAAGCAAAGATTCAAAACCTTCCGCTCGGTTATTATGATACAACAACGACCGGTGAAGTTCTGAGCCACATCACAAACGATGTTGATACCATTGCGCAGAGCTTTAACCAATCGATTACGCAGATTATTACCAGTATCACAACTCTGATTGGAATTCTCATCATGATGTTCTCCATCAGTTGGCAAATGTCTCTGGTTTCTCTCTGCATTATCCCGATCGCTGGAATCTTTATCGCTTTTATTGTCAGTCACTCTCAAAAATACTTTTCCTCTCAGCAGGAATACCTTGGTCATGTAAATGGCCATATCGAAGAAATGTACGGCAGCCACATTGTGGTAAAAGCTTTTAACGGTGAGAAAAAGAGCAAAGAACAGTTCTCGGACTATAATGAAAACCTTTATAGCTCTGCATGGAAAAGCCAATTTCTTTCCAGTTTAATGATGCCGGTCATGCAGTTTATCGGCAACGCCGGATACGTTGCTGTTTGTATTCTCGGCGGTTATCTCGCAATTAACGGCACCGTGAGCATCGGCGATATTCAGGCCTTTATGCAGTATGTTCGCCAATTTACCCAGCCGCTGACTCAGGTTGCCAACATCTCCAATGTTTTGCAGTCCACTGCCGCCGCCGCGGAACGAGTCTTTCATTTTCTCGAGTTACCGGAGGAAATTCCCGAAAGCGAACATGCAATTACGGTAAATCGTACTGACAAACCTGATACGGATCTTAATATCCATATTGATGGTTCCGTCCAATTTGCACATGTTCATTTCGGTTATACCCCGGATAAAATCATTATCAATGATTTTTCGGCTATTGTTTCTCCCGGTCAGAAGGTAGCCATCGTCGGTCCTACCGGCGCGGGAAAGACCACCATGATTAAACTTTTGATGCGTTTTTATGACGTCAACCAAGGTGCCATTCTGGTGGATGGTTATGATATCCGTGACTTTAAGCGCAGCGACCTGCGATCTCTCTTTGGTATGGTTCTGCAGGACACCTGGCTCTACAATGCTTCTATCGCCGACAACATCCGTTACGGACGCCACGATGCAACCGATGAAGAGGTCATTACTGCCGCAAAAGCAGCACAGGTCGACCACTTTGTCCGCACCCTGCCGGATGGCTACCAGATGATCCTAAATGAGGAAGCAAGCAATATTTCTCAAGGACAGAAACAACTTTTGACGATTGCGCGGGCAATCCTCGCAGATCCGCAGATTCTGATTCTTGATGAAGCCACCTCCAGTGTTGATACCCGAACTGAAATATCCATTCAAAAGGCGATGGATCATCTGATGGAAGGCAGAACAAGCTTTATCATTGCACACCGTCTTTCTACCATTCGCAATGCCGATATGATTCTTGTGATGAAAGACGGCGATATCGTCGAAAAAGGAAAGCATGAAGAGCTGCTTCAAAAAGGTGGCTTCTATGCAAATCTTTATAACAGTCAGTTTGATTTCTGTGATGTCGATAACTGA
- a CDS encoding V-type ATP synthase subunit I, with amino-acid sequence MAVVQMRRINLLGLRKNRKQTLELLQRRGVVEITPLNKEEDHIFHRMDVSSSKTQFQQMQQSASQALGTLDSYVPRKTSPLSVLEGRKAITLKEYHTLERKREKIIEIAATINTYEKEIHEKNAAKLKLQMQLETLHPWLSLDVPLQFSGTQKTSAFIGTMPEGVTNEMIEEAFAKALPENGIYTQIIDSTTEQTCVFLLVNRSICEKSEELLRSLGFARPANLCANPPREEAKRLEEKIQRVDEEINAAQDGIASYADKRDEITFLVDYFSMREEKYQVLGTLIQSRRTFLLTGYVPAENAEKLFKELYETCGVAVEIENLSDQEEAPVLLKNNDFTSPMESVVESFSLPGKGEIDPSSVIAFFFYFFFGMMLSDAGYGLLMVIACGIILKKYQNMEPNLRKSIRMFFFCGISTMVWGFLFGGFFGDAIQKISATFFGHEVSMPALWFTPVNNPMRLLMFCLGIGIIHLFLGVAVKGFQDWKQGAHLDVIYDVVFIYLFVGGLLLLLFTTSLFQNMAGVKWDFSPMVGQVATWITIIGAVGIIATSGRDSQNPVKRILKGIFALYNNATGYLSDILSYSRLLALGLATGIIANVVNQMGTMAGGGIGGAILFIVVFLLGHTMNIGINMLGAYVHTVRLQYVEFFGKFYEGGGDKFHPFGIHTKFFKFRED; translated from the coding sequence ATGGCGGTCGTACAGATGCGGCGAATCAACCTTTTGGGGCTGCGAAAAAACCGCAAACAGACTTTAGAGCTTCTTCAACGTCGTGGAGTGGTGGAAATTACGCCTCTTAATAAAGAAGAAGATCACATTTTTCACCGAATGGACGTTTCTTCGAGCAAAACACAGTTTCAGCAAATGCAGCAGTCTGCATCACAGGCATTAGGAACGCTGGACTCTTACGTCCCACGAAAAACGTCTCCTCTCTCTGTTTTAGAGGGACGTAAAGCGATCACTCTAAAGGAATATCACACTCTCGAACGAAAACGAGAAAAAATCATTGAAATTGCAGCAACCATTAATACTTACGAAAAAGAAATTCATGAAAAGAACGCAGCAAAATTAAAGCTGCAAATGCAGCTAGAAACTTTACATCCATGGCTTTCGCTAGACGTTCCTTTGCAATTTTCCGGTACCCAAAAGACCAGTGCTTTTATTGGTACCATGCCTGAAGGCGTTACCAACGAAATGATAGAGGAAGCTTTTGCAAAAGCATTGCCCGAAAACGGAATCTATACACAAATAATTGACAGCACAACAGAACAAACCTGTGTTTTTCTGCTTGTAAACCGGTCGATCTGTGAAAAGTCAGAAGAGCTTTTGCGCTCTTTGGGATTTGCCCGGCCAGCCAATTTATGCGCAAATCCTCCAAGAGAAGAAGCCAAACGGTTAGAAGAAAAGATTCAAAGGGTTGACGAAGAAATCAACGCCGCACAAGATGGGATTGCCTCTTATGCGGACAAGCGGGATGAAATCACTTTTCTTGTGGATTATTTTTCCATGCGGGAAGAAAAATATCAGGTCCTTGGAACACTGATTCAGTCAAGACGCACCTTTCTGCTTACCGGATATGTGCCTGCGGAAAATGCGGAGAAGCTTTTCAAAGAACTTTATGAAACTTGTGGTGTAGCAGTAGAGATCGAAAATCTTTCTGATCAAGAAGAAGCCCCTGTACTGCTTAAAAACAATGATTTCACTTCTCCAATGGAATCAGTTGTGGAATCTTTCAGTCTCCCCGGAAAAGGAGAAATCGATCCCTCTTCCGTCATCGCATTTTTCTTTTATTTTTTCTTTGGCATGATGCTCTCCGATGCAGGCTATGGCCTTTTGATGGTCATCGCCTGTGGAATTATTCTTAAAAAATATCAGAATATGGAACCGAATCTCAGAAAATCGATTCGTATGTTCTTTTTCTGTGGAATCTCTACGATGGTTTGGGGATTTCTCTTTGGCGGATTTTTCGGTGATGCCATTCAGAAAATTTCTGCTACCTTCTTCGGGCACGAGGTTTCCATGCCGGCATTATGGTTTACGCCGGTCAATAACCCCATGCGACTCTTGATGTTCTGCCTTGGCATCGGCATTATTCATCTATTCTTAGGCGTCGCTGTAAAAGGCTTTCAGGATTGGAAACAGGGTGCACACCTTGATGTTATTTACGATGTTGTTTTTATCTACCTCTTTGTAGGCGGTCTGCTTTTACTCCTTTTTACAACCTCTCTATTTCAAAATATGGCGGGTGTAAAATGGGACTTTTCCCCGATGGTAGGACAGGTTGCCACCTGGATTACTATAATCGGCGCCGTCGGAATTATTGCAACCAGTGGAAGAGACTCACAAAATCCTGTTAAACGCATTTTAAAAGGAATTTTTGCTCTTTATAATAACGCAACCGGTTATTTGAGCGACATTCTTTCTTACTCCCGTCTGCTGGCTCTCGGTCTTGCGACCGGAATTATCGCAAATGTTGTTAATCAGATGGGTACAATGGCAGGCGGAGGAATCGGCGGAGCGATTCTCTTTATCGTCGTCTTCTTGTTAGGCCATACAATGAATATCGGCATCAATATGCTGGGCGCTTATGTCCATACCGTTCGCCTGCAGTATGTAGAATTCTTTGGTAAATTCTACGAAGGCGGCGGAGATAAATTTCACCCCTTTGGTATTCACACAAAATTCTTTAAATTTAGGGAGGATTAA
- a CDS encoding V-type ATP synthase subunit K, which yields MENLGVVFALLGAALAALLAGTGSAIGVGRTGQAAAGVVTEDPSKFGKILILELLPGTQGIYGLIIAFLTLSNIGILGGNPNVSIAKGLLYLMACLPIAVVGLFSAISQANASVSSMGLLSKRPDQFGKSMIFPIMVETYAILALLVSILSVNAINGMSI from the coding sequence ATGGAAAATCTTGGAGTCGTATTTGCACTTTTGGGCGCTGCTCTGGCAGCTCTCCTCGCAGGAACAGGTTCTGCAATCGGTGTTGGACGTACCGGCCAGGCCGCAGCAGGTGTTGTGACCGAAGATCCAAGTAAATTCGGTAAAATTTTGATTCTTGAACTTCTTCCCGGCACACAGGGAATCTATGGCTTAATTATCGCTTTTCTGACTCTTTCCAATATTGGTATTCTCGGTGGAAATCCAAACGTCTCTATCGCTAAAGGGCTCCTGTATTTGATGGCATGCCTGCCGATTGCGGTCGTTGGCCTTTTCAGCGCTATCAGTCAGGCAAACGCTTCTGTTTCTTCCATGGGACTCCTGAGCAAGCGCCCTGATCAATTCGGAAAATCCATGATCTTCCCAATCATGGTTGAAACTTATGCCATTCTTGCTTTGCTTGTTTCCATTCTTTCCGTAAATGCTATTAATGGAATGAGCATCTAA
- a CDS encoding V-type ATP synthase subunit E: protein MTGLEKIIEQIKNESEETAKSIRLSAEAEAKTITGKAQIDAAEFLGAASEKIQKQAQDLKARSKSAAVLQERRILLNEKLQIIEETVEDSKKDLLNLPTEEYFKVLLRIVAKYALPEKGEIFLNSKDLQRMPQDFAEKADAQAKKAGGSLKLSPEAKLISGGLILSYGGIEENCSFEALFDAQKEQMQDKAATLLFPEGD from the coding sequence ATGACCGGATTAGAAAAAATTATTGAACAGATCAAAAACGAATCCGAAGAAACCGCAAAAAGCATTCGTCTCTCTGCAGAGGCGGAAGCAAAAACAATTACCGGAAAAGCACAGATAGACGCTGCCGAATTTCTTGGGGCTGCTTCTGAAAAGATTCAAAAGCAAGCGCAGGATTTAAAGGCACGCTCAAAAAGTGCCGCCGTTTTACAAGAACGCCGGATTCTGCTCAACGAAAAACTGCAGATCATCGAAGAAACAGTGGAAGATTCCAAAAAAGATCTTCTGAATCTACCCACAGAGGAGTATTTTAAGGTCCTTTTAAGAATTGTTGCAAAATATGCACTTCCAGAAAAAGGCGAAATTTTTCTGAACTCTAAAGATCTTCAGAGAATGCCACAGGATTTCGCCGAAAAGGCAGATGCACAGGCGAAAAAAGCCGGTGGATCACTAAAACTCAGTCCAGAAGCAAAATTGATTTCAGGCGGGCTGATCCTTTCCTATGGGGGAATCGAAGAAAACTGTTCTTTTGAAGCACTCTTTGATGCGCAAAAAGAACAAATGCAGGACAAGGCCGCCACTCTGCTTTTTCCGGAAGGAGACTGA
- a CDS encoding V0D/AC39 family V-type ATPase subunit, whose translation MAKNLYPYAVARIRSKELSLLNSSMMDQLISAKTEEDCLNLLAGKGWDTLNGVDKMFSAEQKKTWDLLSELVPDLSVFNVFLLKNDYHNLKAAIKLRCTNTSMPSVYIPNGTIPMERIQTAVQKSEWNLLPEEMQAPAQEAFEALLHTRDGQLCDLILDKACLCAIEKAGKASDTEAIREYAELTVAAADIKIAVRAFHTGKPLSLIECSLAPCDSLDTDRLAKAATQSEEAIFDVLSTSRYADAIDSLRESASAFESWCDNLIIRQIRKELYNPFTLGPLAAFLIAKETELKSVRILLSGKRNGMPQEFIRQRMRELYVV comes from the coding sequence ATGGCAAAAAATCTTTATCCTTATGCAGTTGCACGAATTCGCTCAAAAGAACTTTCTTTGCTAAACTCTTCGATGATGGATCAGCTGATCAGTGCAAAAACAGAAGAAGACTGCCTTAATCTTCTTGCAGGCAAAGGCTGGGATACCTTAAATGGTGTCGATAAAATGTTTTCTGCCGAACAAAAAAAGACATGGGATCTTCTTTCAGAACTGGTTCCTGACTTGAGTGTTTTTAACGTCTTTCTTTTAAAAAATGACTATCACAACCTAAAGGCGGCAATCAAACTACGCTGTACCAATACTTCCATGCCGAGCGTTTATATTCCAAATGGAACGATTCCCATGGAAAGAATTCAGACGGCTGTCCAAAAATCCGAGTGGAATCTTCTCCCCGAGGAAATGCAGGCTCCCGCACAGGAAGCATTCGAGGCACTTCTCCATACGAGAGACGGACAGTTATGCGATTTAATTCTGGACAAAGCTTGTCTTTGTGCCATCGAAAAAGCCGGAAAAGCTTCTGATACTGAAGCCATTCGAGAATATGCAGAGCTAACGGTAGCCGCTGCCGATATCAAAATCGCGGTTCGCGCATTTCATACCGGAAAGCCGCTCTCTTTGATCGAATGTTCACTAGCCCCCTGTGATTCTCTCGATACCGACCGTTTGGCAAAAGCTGCAACTCAAAGCGAAGAAGCGATCTTTGACGTTCTCTCTACCAGCCGTTATGCAGATGCAATCGATTCTCTCAGAGAATCCGCTTCCGCTTTCGAAAGTTGGTGTGATAATCTGATCATCCGCCAAATTCGAAAAGAACTCTATAACCCCTTTACGCTTGGCCCTCTGGCAGCCTTTCTGATTGCCAAAGAAACGGAGCTCAAATCAGTACGAATTCTGCTTTCCGGTAAGCGCAACGGGATGCCTCAAGAATTTATCCGCCAGCGCATGCGGGAACTTTATGTGGTCTGA
- a CDS encoding V-type ATP synthase subunit F → MYKIAVLGDRDSIYGFAALGLATFPVSNPERGSHLLRELSEQNYAVIYITESLACQIQSEIDRLRTQPLPAVILIPGISGNTGEGIRAVKRSVEQAVGSDIIFNND, encoded by the coding sequence ATGTATAAAATCGCAGTACTCGGCGACCGGGACAGCATTTATGGATTTGCCGCCCTGGGTCTTGCCACCTTTCCAGTTTCTAACCCCGAAAGAGGTTCCCATCTTCTGCGGGAACTTTCGGAGCAGAATTATGCGGTAATCTATATTACCGAATCCTTAGCTTGCCAGATTCAGTCAGAAATCGACCGTCTGCGCACTCAACCGCTCCCCGCGGTTATCCTAATTCCCGGTATCTCCGGAAATACCGGAGAGGGAATCCGGGCAGTTAAGCGCAGCGTAGAGCAAGCCGTCGGTTCGGATATTATTTTTAATAATGATTAA
- a CDS encoding V-type ATP synthase subunit A translates to MSIGTIKKVAGPLVIAEGMRDANMFDVVRVSAQRLIGEIIEIHGDQASIQVYEETSGLGPGEPVESTDAPLSVELGPGLLGSIYDGIQRPLVKIMEESGNNLHRGVEIPSLDREKVWHFIPQKKAGDPVKEGDILGTVQETEIITDRIMVPKGADGIIDSISEGDYKVTDFIAEIKDENGTKHKVTLMQKWPVRKGRPYQKKLSPDMPLVTGQRVIDTLFPIAKGGVAAVPGPFGSGKTVVQHQLAKWAEADIVVYIGCGERGNEMTDVLNEFPELKDPKTGFSLMERTVLIANTSDMPVAAREASIYTGITIAEYFRDMGYSVALMADSTSRWAEALREMSGRLEEMPGEEGYPAYLGSRLAQFYERAGRVKVLGSDDREGSLSVIGAVSPPGGDISEPVSQATLRIVKVFWSLDSDLAYKRHFPAINWLTSYSLYVDKMEKWFNSHVEPDWMSMRGRIMQILQKENELNEIVQLVGMDALSAPDRLTLEAARSIREDFLHQDAFHEVDTYTPLQKQYQMMKMVLSYYDFSNDALQKGACIDDLVKLPVREQIGRFKYLPVDKADEEFSAIECELSKEIADILAKKEEA, encoded by the coding sequence ATGAGCATCGGAACCATAAAAAAAGTAGCCGGACCTCTGGTTATCGCCGAAGGCATGCGGGACGCTAATATGTTTGATGTAGTACGTGTCAGTGCCCAACGTCTGATTGGCGAAATTATTGAAATTCACGGCGACCAAGCCTCCATTCAGGTCTATGAGGAAACTAGTGGTCTCGGACCCGGAGAGCCAGTGGAAAGCACTGACGCCCCGCTCTCGGTAGAGCTTGGGCCTGGCCTCTTAGGCAGTATTTATGACGGAATTCAGCGTCCGCTTGTTAAGATCATGGAAGAGAGCGGCAACAATTTGCATCGCGGCGTAGAAATTCCCAGCCTCGACCGAGAAAAAGTTTGGCACTTTATTCCCCAAAAGAAGGCTGGTGACCCGGTAAAAGAAGGCGATATTCTCGGCACTGTACAGGAAACCGAAATTATCACCGACCGGATCATGGTACCAAAAGGTGCTGATGGCATAATTGACTCCATCAGCGAAGGAGACTATAAAGTCACTGATTTCATTGCAGAAATAAAAGATGAAAACGGAACCAAACATAAAGTGACACTCATGCAGAAATGGCCTGTCCGCAAAGGGCGTCCCTATCAAAAAAAGCTCTCGCCGGATATGCCGCTCGTCACCGGCCAGCGCGTCATTGATACGCTGTTCCCCATCGCCAAGGGCGGTGTTGCAGCTGTTCCGGGACCTTTTGGTTCCGGTAAAACCGTTGTACAGCATCAGCTTGCAAAATGGGCGGAAGCCGATATTGTCGTCTACATCGGCTGCGGAGAACGCGGCAACGAGATGACAGATGTTCTGAACGAATTTCCGGAATTAAAAGACCCCAAAACGGGCTTTTCTCTAATGGAACGCACCGTTTTAATTGCCAATACTTCCGATATGCCGGTTGCCGCACGTGAAGCCAGCATTTATACCGGCATCACGATTGCTGAATATTTTCGTGATATGGGATATTCTGTTGCATTGATGGCAGATTCCACCTCTCGCTGGGCAGAAGCCCTCCGTGAAATGAGCGGACGTTTGGAAGAAATGCCTGGTGAAGAAGGCTACCCCGCTTACCTCGGCAGCCGACTTGCACAATTCTATGAGCGCGCCGGTCGAGTAAAAGTTCTCGGCAGTGATGATCGGGAAGGTTCTCTTTCAGTCATCGGTGCTGTTTCCCCACCGGGCGGCGATATTTCCGAACCTGTTTCTCAGGCAACTTTACGAATCGTTAAGGTCTTCTGGAGTCTTGACTCCGATCTTGCTTATAAGCGTCACTTCCCTGCTATCAACTGGTTAACCTCTTATTCTCTCTATGTAGATAAGATGGAAAAATGGTTTAACTCTCATGTAGAACCAGATTGGATGTCCATGCGGGGTAGAATCATGCAGATTCTGCAGAAAGAAAATGAACTCAATGAGATTGTTCAGCTGGTCGGCATGGATGCGCTCTCCGCACCTGACCGCCTAACGCTGGAAGCTGCCCGCAGTATCCGTGAAGATTTTCTGCATCAAGATGCTTTTCATGAAGTCGATACTTACACCCCGCTTCAAAAGCAGTACCAAATGATGAAGATGGTCCTTTCCTATTATGATTTCTCCAATGATGCACTGCAGAAGGGAGCTTGCATTGATGATCTCGTCAAGCTGCCTGTGCGTGAGCAGATCGGTCGTTTTAAATATCTTCCAGTTGACAAGGCCGACGAAGAATTTTCCGCAATCGAATGCGAGCTTTCCAAAGAGATTGCAGATATCCTCGCAAAAAAGGAGGAAGCATAA
- a CDS encoding V-type ATP synthase subunit B, whose translation MPKEYKTIQEVAGPLMLVRGVEGVTYDELGEIELSDGEKRRCKVLEIDGSNALVQLFEDSTGINLSNSKVRFLGRSMELGVSEDMLSRVFDGLGRPIDNGPDILPEKRLDINGLPMNPAARNYPQEFIQTGISAIDGLNTLVRGQKLPIFSASGLPHANLAAQIARQAKVIGTNEPFAVVFAAMGITFEEANFFIESFRETGAIDRTVLFINLANDPAVERIATPRMALTAAEYLAFQKNMHVLVIMTDITNYADALREVSAARKEVPGRRGYPGYMYTDLASLYERAGRQKGKSGSITLIPILTMPEDDKTHPIPDLTGYITEGQIILSRELYRKGITPPIDVLPSLSRLKDKGIGEGKTRADHANTMNQLFAAYARGKDAKELMTVLGEAALTDIDKLYAKFADEFEREYVSQGYYTNRSIEETLNIGWKLLSILPRSELKRIKDEYLDKYYGKVQ comes from the coding sequence ATGCCTAAAGAATATAAAACAATTCAAGAGGTTGCCGGTCCTCTGATGCTGGTCCGCGGAGTAGAAGGTGTCACCTATGATGAATTAGGTGAAATTGAGCTTTCAGACGGTGAAAAGCGACGCTGCAAAGTTTTGGAAATCGACGGCAGCAACGCGTTGGTTCAGCTATTTGAAGACAGCACCGGCATCAACCTTTCCAACAGTAAGGTTCGTTTCTTAGGGCGCAGCATGGAACTGGGTGTTTCTGAAGATATGCTTTCGCGTGTTTTCGACGGTCTTGGCCGCCCAATCGATAATGGCCCTGACATTCTTCCGGAAAAAAGGCTCGATATTAACGGTCTGCCTATGAATCCCGCAGCCCGCAACTACCCGCAGGAATTTATCCAAACCGGTATTTCCGCGATTGATGGTTTAAATACCCTTGTCCGTGGACAAAAGCTGCCGATCTTTTCCGCCTCCGGTCTGCCTCATGCCAACCTTGCCGCCCAGATTGCGCGGCAGGCAAAGGTAATTGGTACAAATGAACCTTTTGCGGTTGTCTTTGCCGCAATGGGCATCACTTTTGAGGAAGCAAACTTTTTTATAGAATCTTTCCGTGAGACTGGTGCAATCGACCGCACTGTGCTCTTTATTAATTTGGCAAACGACCCTGCAGTCGAACGAATCGCAACCCCGCGGATGGCACTGACCGCTGCCGAATACCTGGCTTTCCAGAAAAACATGCACGTTCTCGTCATCATGACTGATATTACGAACTACGCCGATGCTCTGCGTGAAGTTTCCGCCGCACGAAAAGAAGTTCCTGGGCGCCGTGGCTACCCAGGCTACATGTACACGGATTTAGCTTCCCTCTATGAACGTGCCGGACGTCAAAAAGGCAAATCCGGCTCTATCACGCTGATCCCGATTCTGACGATGCCGGAAGACGACAAGACCCACCCGATTCCCGATCTGACCGGATACATTACAGAGGGCCAAATCATTCTTTCGCGTGAACTTTATCGAAAAGGAATCACCCCGCCGATCGACGTTTTACCGAGTCTTTCCCGTCTAAAGGATAAGGGTATCGGCGAAGGCAAAACACGCGCTGACCATGCCAATACGATGAACCAACTTTTCGCAGCTTATGCCCGTGGAAAAGATGCAAAAGAGCTAATGACCGTCTTAGGCGAAGCAGCTCTTACCGATATCGATAAGCTCTATGCAAAATTCGCTGATGAATTTGAGCGAGAGTATGTCTCGCAGGGATATTATACCAACCGCAGCATTGAAGAAACGCTGAATATTGGCTGGAAGCTTCTTTCCATTCTGCCGCGCAGTGAACTAAAGCGAATTAAGGACGAATATCTCGACAAATATTATGGGAAAGTCCAATAA
- a CDS encoding V-type ATP synthase subunit D, whose amino-acid sequence MASTHINPTRMELTRLKKKLVTATRGHKLLKDKRDELMRQFLDLVRENKALREKVEAGIYKANKNFLLARAGMQDEILDVALLAPKQEVSVEYGTRNIMSVEIPIFTYHTRTSDPNDIYSYGFAFTSADLDSAVYSLSELLPDMLRLAETEKSCQLMAEEIEKTRRRVNALEHVMIPNLQSSIKYITMKLDENERSTQIRLMKVKDMMLEEAHHYKERLLEEVPQN is encoded by the coding sequence ATGGCTTCGACCCATATTAATCCAACCCGAATGGAACTGACCCGGCTAAAAAAGAAACTCGTAACAGCCACCCGCGGCCACAAGCTGCTTAAAGATAAGCGGGACGAATTAATGCGTCAGTTTTTGGATCTGGTCCGGGAAAATAAGGCACTGCGGGAAAAAGTGGAAGCCGGGATCTATAAAGCCAACAAAAACTTTCTGCTGGCTCGTGCCGGAATGCAGGATGAAATTCTTGATGTAGCACTTTTAGCGCCAAAGCAGGAGGTCTCGGTGGAATATGGAACTCGAAACATCATGAGTGTTGAAATTCCTATTTTCACCTATCATACCCGCACTTCGGATCCCAACGACATTTATTCCTATGGTTTTGCCTTTACGAGTGCAGACCTCGACTCCGCCGTCTATTCACTTTCTGAGCTCCTGCCGGATATGCTTCGTCTGGCAGAAACAGAAAAATCCTGCCAACTAATGGCAGAAGAGATTGAAAAGACTCGCCGACGTGTGAACGCATTGGAACATGTGATGATTCCAAATCTACAAAGCAGCATCAAATATATTACCATGAAGCTGGACGAAAACGAACGCAGCACACAAATTCGTCTGATGAAGGTAAAAGATATGATGCTCGAAGAAGCACACCATTATAAGGAACGCCTTTTAGAAGAAGTTCCGCAAAATTAA